Proteins encoded in a region of the Pirellulales bacterium genome:
- the nuoK gene encoding NADH-quinone oxidoreductase subunit NuoK: MNLLTEPIGVSHYLVVGAILFVAGVVCMATKRNALGVLMGIELVLNGANVNFVAFGSKFLQANPTFSIGLDGSLIALFVIVLAAAEAAVALAITLNFYNNHSTVDVDRADELKG; encoded by the coding sequence ATGAACCTCTTGACCGAACCCATCGGCGTCTCGCACTACCTGGTCGTCGGTGCGATCCTGTTCGTCGCCGGCGTGGTGTGCATGGCCACGAAGCGCAATGCGCTCGGCGTCTTGATGGGGATCGAGTTGGTGCTCAACGGAGCGAACGTGAACTTCGTAGCCTTCGGGAGCAAGTTTCTCCAGGCCAATCCAACTTTTTCAATCGGCTTGGACGGCAGCCTGATCGCGCTGTTCGTCATCGTGTTGGCGGCGGCCGAGGCTGCGGTGGCATTGGCGATCACGCTCAACTTCTATAACAACCACTCGACGGTCGACGTGGATCGCGCGGATGAACTCAAGGGTTAA
- a CDS encoding NADH-quinone oxidoreductase subunit J, protein MQAINWHSFMFLLFSLLACAFALAVVFSSNIVRMAFYLVLSLGATAGLFFLAGADFVGAMQILIYVGGTLVLLVFGVMLTAQGPFISMKTSGGEWILTAFVGGSLLAVLLPTAFKIGDWNQGAQTKAAAAINSLPQAQPTSTRLGLGLLGARVDQLDEPDTGPRGTLSGYLLPFEIVSVHLLVVLIGAAYLARAKRRAKPRGTIGIES, encoded by the coding sequence GTGCAAGCGATCAACTGGCACTCGTTCATGTTCCTGCTCTTCTCGCTGCTCGCCTGCGCGTTTGCGCTGGCCGTCGTGTTCTCCAGCAATATCGTTCGGATGGCGTTCTATTTGGTGCTTTCGCTGGGCGCGACGGCGGGGCTGTTCTTCCTGGCGGGGGCCGATTTCGTCGGAGCGATGCAAATTCTGATCTACGTTGGCGGCACGCTTGTGCTGCTCGTATTCGGCGTGATGCTCACCGCGCAAGGCCCCTTCATTTCGATGAAAACCTCTGGCGGAGAATGGATCCTGACGGCGTTCGTCGGCGGATCGCTTCTGGCCGTGTTGCTGCCGACGGCGTTCAAAATCGGGGACTGGAATCAGGGGGCGCAAACGAAAGCCGCGGCCGCGATAAATTCTCTTCCACAAGCGCAACCCACCTCGACGCGCCTCGGACTCGGGCTGCTCGGGGCGCGCGTGGATCAGTTGGACGAACCGGATACTGGACCCAGAGGAACGCTATCGGGCTATTTGCTGCCATTTGAAATCGTGTCCGTGCATCTGCTGGTTGTGTTGATCGGCGCGGCGTACCTGGCCCGAGCCAAGCGCCGCGCCAAGCCGCGCGGCACGATCGGCATCGAATCTTGA
- the nuoH gene encoding NADH-quinone oxidoreductase subunit NuoH yields the protein MAEFFINSWGWWSWLSYALAAVIHGTLLINVVAVGALFFIWLERKVSGRIQDRLGPTRVGGKFGWLQSLADGLKLITKEDLMPEGADGMLFRVAPYVSFCASFAAYFALPFADNWVGLRLNVAVFFIIAVLGLEVFGVILAGYSSASKWSLFGAMREAAQVVSYEVPLGMCIVVPVLIAGSMDLVTIGEMQRGWFTHWFIFHDPFTFIIFWVYFTCATASVNRAPFDLAEAESELVAGFHTEYSGLRWSFFFMAEYGSMFAVSGLASILFFGGWNGPVPITQWLGLAHSTNPLLHYFGNLLGMLNFMFKCSLGITLMMWVRWTLPRLRIDQVMKTCLKYCTPIAAVMFLGAMLWKYELPGGLGILRSTPMAEVREGWLADGAQVQSTKVEGDAPHPNPLPKGEGTAKRAAASFASRLADSRERR from the coding sequence GTGGCCGAATTCTTTATCAATTCGTGGGGATGGTGGTCCTGGCTGAGCTACGCCTTGGCCGCGGTGATCCACGGGACCCTGCTGATCAATGTGGTCGCCGTCGGCGCCCTGTTTTTCATTTGGCTGGAGCGAAAGGTCTCCGGCCGCATTCAGGATCGGCTGGGGCCAACGCGCGTCGGCGGTAAATTCGGCTGGCTCCAATCGCTAGCCGACGGTCTGAAGTTGATCACGAAAGAAGACCTGATGCCCGAGGGGGCGGACGGGATGCTCTTTCGCGTCGCCCCGTATGTCAGCTTTTGCGCCTCGTTCGCGGCGTATTTCGCCCTTCCATTCGCCGACAACTGGGTCGGGCTGCGGCTGAATGTGGCGGTATTCTTCATCATCGCCGTGCTGGGGCTGGAAGTCTTCGGCGTGATCCTGGCCGGATACTCGTCGGCCTCGAAGTGGTCGCTATTCGGGGCGATGCGCGAGGCGGCCCAAGTGGTGAGCTACGAGGTGCCGCTGGGGATGTGCATCGTCGTGCCGGTGCTTATCGCGGGCTCGATGGATCTGGTAACGATCGGCGAGATGCAGCGGGGATGGTTCACGCATTGGTTTATATTCCACGATCCATTCACGTTCATCATCTTCTGGGTGTACTTCACCTGCGCGACCGCCAGCGTCAACCGTGCCCCGTTCGATCTGGCGGAGGCCGAGAGTGAGTTGGTCGCCGGTTTCCACACCGAGTATTCCGGCCTGCGGTGGAGCTTTTTCTTCATGGCCGAGTATGGGTCGATGTTTGCCGTAAGCGGATTGGCATCGATCCTGTTCTTCGGCGGCTGGAACGGCCCCGTGCCGATCACGCAGTGGCTTGGCCTGGCCCATTCCACAAATCCCCTGCTGCATTACTTTGGCAACTTGCTCGGGATGCTCAATTTCATGTTCAAATGCAGCCTGGGCATCACGCTGATGATGTGGGTCCGCTGGACGTTGCCGCGGCTGCGCATCGATCAGGTGATGAAGACCTGCTTGAAATACTGCACGCCGATCGCCGCCGTCATGTTCTTGGGTGCGATGCTCTGGAAATACGAGTTGCCAGGCGGCCTTGGAATTTTGCGATCGACGCCGATGGCCGAAGTCCGCGAGGGCTGGCTGGCTGACGGCGCGCAAGTACAAAGTACGAAGGTCGAAGGCGACGCCCCTCACCCTAACCCTCTCCCAAAGGGAGAGGGGACTGCAAAACGCGCCGCGGCGAGCTTCGCGTCTAGGTTAGCTGACTCACGGGAGAGGCGCTGA
- the proS gene encoding proline--tRNA ligase: MAKAPKTAITPTREADYPEWYQQVVKAADLAEISPVRGCMVIKPWGYAIWENIQRTLDRMFKETGHQNAYFPLFIPLSYLEKEAQHVEGFAKECAVVTHHRLEAGPGGGLVPTGKLEEPLVIRPTSETIIGAMYAKWVQSYRDLPILINQWANVVRWEMRTRLFLRTTEFLWQEGHTAHATEAEAMEETLKILDLYATFAQDYMAMPVIKGEKTAGERFPGAVNTYSIEAMMQDRKALQAGTSHFLGQNFSRAQEIKFLNQEGKETFAWTTSWGVSTRLVGALIMTHSDDDGLVLPPRLAPAHVVILPIFRTDEEQSAVLDYCRRVQQELATKTYDGERIRVIFDTRDLRGGEKTWQHIKKGVPLRLEIGPRDVAGDSLFVGRRDTQEKKSVPRGEFVATVDQRLGEIQTALFQRALAAREANTREFNDRDEFIRYFTPKNEEQPEIHGGFALAHVAEDPAVDQLLKDLKVTIRCVSRLGEIGGDGGDGRCIFTGKRGRRVVLAKAY, encoded by the coding sequence ATGGCAAAAGCTCCGAAAACTGCGATCACTCCCACTCGCGAAGCAGACTATCCAGAATGGTATCAGCAGGTCGTCAAGGCCGCCGATCTGGCGGAAATCTCGCCCGTCCGCGGTTGCATGGTCATCAAGCCTTGGGGCTACGCGATCTGGGAAAACATCCAGCGCACGCTCGACCGGATGTTCAAGGAGACCGGGCATCAGAACGCCTACTTTCCACTTTTCATCCCGCTGAGTTACTTGGAAAAGGAGGCGCAGCACGTCGAGGGTTTTGCCAAGGAATGCGCCGTGGTCACCCACCATCGGCTTGAGGCCGGCCCTGGCGGCGGGCTAGTTCCTACCGGAAAGCTCGAAGAGCCGCTCGTCATTCGGCCCACGAGCGAAACGATTATCGGCGCGATGTATGCCAAGTGGGTGCAATCGTATCGCGATCTGCCGATCCTGATCAATCAATGGGCGAACGTCGTGCGCTGGGAGATGCGCACCCGCCTCTTTCTCCGCACGACCGAATTCTTGTGGCAGGAAGGTCACACGGCCCACGCGACCGAGGCCGAGGCGATGGAGGAGACGCTCAAGATTCTCGATCTTTATGCGACGTTCGCCCAAGACTACATGGCAATGCCGGTCATCAAGGGAGAAAAGACTGCCGGCGAGCGATTCCCCGGCGCGGTGAATACCTACAGCATCGAGGCGATGATGCAGGACCGCAAAGCGCTTCAGGCCGGCACGTCGCACTTTCTCGGGCAGAACTTCTCGCGGGCCCAGGAGATCAAGTTTCTCAATCAGGAAGGCAAGGAAACGTTCGCCTGGACCACTTCCTGGGGCGTTTCGACTCGGCTGGTCGGCGCGCTGATCATGACCCATAGCGACGACGATGGGCTGGTGCTTCCGCCGCGATTGGCCCCAGCGCATGTCGTCATTCTGCCGATCTTCCGCACGGACGAAGAGCAAAGCGCGGTGCTCGACTATTGCCGCCGCGTGCAACAAGAATTGGCGACTAAGACCTACGACGGCGAGAGAATTCGGGTGATCTTCGACACCCGCGATTTGCGCGGCGGGGAGAAAACCTGGCAGCACATCAAGAAAGGAGTGCCATTGCGGCTGGAGATCGGGCCGCGCGACGTGGCCGGCGATTCGCTCTTCGTCGGCCGCCGCGACACACAGGAAAAGAAATCCGTCCCTCGCGGCGAGTTTGTCGCCACCGTCGATCAGCGGCTTGGCGAGATTCAAACCGCACTCTTTCAGAGGGCGCTTGCGGCGCGCGAAGCCAACACGCGCGAATTCAACGACCGCGACGAGTTTATCCGCTACTTCACGCCGAAAAACGAGGAGCAGCCAGAGATCCACGGCGGCTTCGCCTTGGCTCACGTGGCCGAAGATCCAGCGGTGGATCAACTCTTGAAGGACCTCAAGGTGACGATCCGCTGCGTGTCGCGACTCGGCGAAATCGGCGGCGATGGCGGCGACGGGCGCTGCATCTTTACCGGCAAACGCGGCCGCCGCGTCGTGCTGGCGAAAGCGTATTGA
- a CDS encoding beta-ketoacyl-[acyl-carrier-protein] synthase family protein, with product MVRRVVITGIGLVSPLGNSKEALWDALVSGRSGVGPFNSPLVEALPARFAAEAKFSGDIEEFGPLDKEQKKAIRKGLKLMCRESQMGVAAAQLALADAKIAVGGVDPERIGCVFGTDYMLTLPEDFSAAVNRCRSEQGVFDYSRWGKEGMAEITPLWLLKYLPNMPASHVAIYNDLRGPNNSITHREAAANLAVAEAFHTITRGSADIMAAGATGTRVHPMKSVHAAQQEELASNGVDPARASRPFDLNRSGMVLGEGAALVVLEELGSAEARGAMIYAEIVGTGSSQATDKNYVAHRDVALANVIRRSLAEAGAPPDDVGHIHAHGLSTRTSDADEARAIREVFGERANRIPVTAAKSFFGNLGAGSGMVELIASVLALSNDCLPPILNYETPDPECRITPAGPAHSEPGRSFINLSVTPQGQASAVMVRRFE from the coding sequence ATGGTTCGTCGCGTCGTTATCACCGGCATCGGCCTGGTCAGCCCGTTGGGCAATTCGAAGGAGGCCCTCTGGGATGCGCTCGTTTCCGGTCGCAGCGGTGTAGGGCCGTTCAACAGCCCACTGGTCGAGGCGTTGCCGGCCCGATTTGCCGCGGAGGCCAAGTTCTCCGGCGATATCGAGGAATTCGGCCCGCTCGACAAAGAGCAGAAAAAGGCGATTCGCAAGGGGCTGAAGCTGATGTGCCGCGAATCGCAGATGGGGGTAGCCGCGGCGCAATTGGCCTTGGCCGACGCGAAGATTGCGGTCGGCGGCGTCGATCCCGAGCGGATTGGCTGCGTGTTCGGCACCGACTACATGCTCACGCTGCCGGAGGATTTCAGCGCGGCGGTGAATCGTTGTCGGTCGGAACAGGGCGTCTTTGATTATTCGCGCTGGGGTAAGGAGGGGATGGCCGAGATCACTCCCCTGTGGCTGCTCAAGTATCTGCCGAACATGCCGGCCAGCCACGTGGCGATCTACAACGACCTTCGTGGCCCGAACAACTCGATCACGCATCGCGAGGCGGCCGCCAATCTGGCCGTGGCCGAGGCGTTTCACACGATCACTCGCGGTAGCGCTGACATCATGGCGGCCGGCGCGACGGGCACACGGGTCCATCCGATGAAATCGGTCCACGCCGCGCAGCAGGAAGAGTTGGCCTCGAACGGCGTCGATCCGGCCCGAGCCAGCCGTCCGTTCGATCTCAATCGGAGCGGCATGGTGCTCGGCGAAGGGGCGGCGCTCGTCGTGCTGGAGGAACTGGGCTCGGCAGAAGCCCGCGGCGCGATGATTTACGCTGAGATCGTCGGGACCGGATCGTCGCAGGCCACCGATAAGAACTATGTCGCTCACCGCGATGTAGCGCTGGCCAACGTGATCCGCCGCTCGCTCGCCGAGGCCGGCGCGCCCCCCGACGACGTTGGCCACATTCACGCCCACGGTCTTTCAACGCGCACGAGCGATGCCGATGAAGCCCGGGCAATCCGCGAAGTGTTCGGCGAGCGGGCCAACCGGATCCCGGTCACGGCCGCCAAGAGCTTTTTCGGCAACCTCGGAGCAGGGAGCGGCATGGTCGAGCTGATCGCCAGCGTGCTGGCCCTGTCGAACGATTGCTTGCCACCCATCTTGAACTACGAGACTCCCGATCCCGAATGCCGGATCACGCCGGCGGGTCCCGCTCACTCCGAGCCCGGCCGCAGCTTCATCAATCTGAGCGTCACGCCGCAAGGCCAAGCCAGCGCCGTGATGGTCCGGCGGTTTGAGTGA
- a CDS encoding glutathione peroxidase, which yields MFRIFVLAAFTGVFALATGITAAVEKTPTALSFTMNSLDGKHVDLSQYHGKVVMIVNVASKCGLTPQYKPLEALHEKYEKDGLAILGFPCNQFAGQEPGTAEEISKFCTTKYNISFPMFAKIEVNGDGACPLYKYLKSLDVKPKGKGDVSWNFEKFIIGRDGGVVARFEPRTKPDSPEVVSVIEAELAKK from the coding sequence ATGTTCAGAATCTTCGTGCTCGCCGCATTTACAGGAGTATTTGCCTTGGCCACTGGAATTACCGCTGCTGTCGAGAAGACCCCGACTGCTTTGAGCTTCACGATGAATTCGCTCGACGGCAAGCATGTCGACTTGAGTCAGTATCACGGTAAGGTGGTGATGATCGTGAACGTAGCGAGCAAGTGCGGGCTGACTCCACAATACAAGCCGCTGGAGGCCCTGCACGAAAAATATGAGAAGGACGGACTGGCGATTCTCGGCTTCCCCTGCAACCAATTTGCCGGGCAAGAGCCGGGCACGGCGGAGGAGATTTCCAAGTTCTGCACGACCAAATACAACATCAGCTTCCCGATGTTCGCCAAAATCGAGGTCAATGGAGACGGCGCCTGCCCACTCTACAAGTATTTGAAATCGCTCGATGTGAAGCCAAAGGGGAAGGGAGATGTGAGCTGGAACTTTGAGAAGTTCATCATCGGCCGCGACGGAGGAGTTGTCGCCCGATTCGAGCCGCGAACGAAACCCGACTCGCCGGAAGTCGTGAGCGTGATCGAGGCCGAATTGGCGAAGAAGTGA